In the Drosophila willistoni isolate 14030-0811.24 chromosome 3R, UCI_dwil_1.1, whole genome shotgun sequence genome, TCTTTGCTTTGACCAACCACTTGCCCATTATTTTGTTCCCCACGGACAAGGATAGCAATTTGCATTCCTTATCGGCCGAGACTGAGGAAGCGGAAAATCTGAGAATGCGTCTTCTATCAAATCCCGCCTATGGCAAAGTGCTTAAAGATTTATATCCATTTTTCTACAATCGAGGCTTTTTGAACTTTGGAGACTTTGAAGAAtgagcaaaataaaaaggttTCTTTTAACCCACTTGATATTTCTTATCTGTGAATGGTAAATGGTCTAAAAagcttttaaattttaaaataaatgaatgaagaATTTTTGTGAAAAGCTTCTTAAAGCGACTTGGTATGTcggaacaaaaattttataaaatgcattgctaaaaaaaatgtatgtagtCCCAGTTGTCTTACGACAAAAATGTAATTAGATTATAAAATACATGCTACATAAAGAAGATTTTAATTGGTCTttgagaaagaaaataaacaattttaaattgttgcaTTTGCATTCGATCTCAATTcaataaaaaacacattttgaTGCTATTGAATCTAGTTCTAACAAGTTCTCATTGGTGcacacaaaatgaaaagaaggGGTCTCTTTTAGAATTTgaatatgtatttgttttaaacCCTGGACAAAGAACTTGACTACGCTCATGTCTTGTCTGGAGGCTTGACTGGAAAAAATTGATGAATTTACAACGCAATTTCTAAATGTTGAGAGTTTTATGTCTATGTAGATACATAATACATATGAAGATTTATTTCAAGTTTAATGGAAAAAGCTTTTTGTTTTAACCTTCTGAATAAATATACATGAAAGACTATCTCGAATTTCGGTGCCAGGTAAACTGtgcctatatatatgtacatacatagatagataCATGATAAGACTCTTGCTTGACCACCCCTACTTGAATATTTTAACATATATACTAGTTAGccatatataataataataaaaagctCATTTAATTATCACTCTCGCTCACTGTAACTGAGTGGGAGAGCAAAAAGACATCGTTGACAGACGATGAACCAGTTGACAGACCGACTACTGACAGCTACTGATAAGTTCTCAAGTTCTCATACACTCACCTGGCGACGTCCTACACTTCGGATTGTGCGTGCAACAATCTATTCTCGCCATTCCGATAAGAAAACTGAACTGAAACGCGCAAAACATtagcaaaacacaaaaaaaaaattaactcaGTTTCTCTGCGCCATTCAAACCGATCAcaagcaaccaaccaacaaccaaCCAAACAAAAGTGAGCTCATCATTGAGGTATCTGAGGACCATAATGCCCGATAATAGTAATAAATTTTGCAAGTCAgaggatatacatataccaGATTGGATCAATGAAAgttattttaagaaatttttaaaacgtGATCTCAGTGAGTTtcgtaaaattttaaatctaaCAATAATACCGGCCACACCTCCAGGTGAGATTTATACATCGTTGCTGATGCGCATTATCATTGACATCGAAATGAAAGGTGAGCAAGTTTTAGTGGCGGGGGAGGGAGGGGCCAGTGTGACACTTTAAAGTaaatagtttaatttttttttgcattatcTCATTTTGGTGACTTCTAGATGGCTTTACGAAACAGAAATCCTATATTATGAAAACCATGCTAGATGATACCCAAGGCAATGGTTTTGTCAATACCCTCAACATCTTTCCCAAGGAGAAACAAATGTATGAAACGATTATACCACATTTAGAAGAGCTCTATGAACAAACGCCGGATGgaaatgcaataaaatttgCACCAAAATGTCATTGGTCGGAGAATATAAATGGCCGCATTTGCCTAATCCAAGAGGATCTAAAGACAAAGAAATTTCGGAATATTAATCGTCTGAAAGGTTACGATATGGCACATATGACAAGAGTATTGGAAAAATTAGCCGAATTTCATGCAGCTAGTGCTGTGTGGCGCCTCAGAAATGGTCCCTATCCTGAGGATTTTCAACGTACTTATCTACCTGCCAATTATCACAAATCGAAATCATATCAGGCACGTCTACAAAGTTATAAGACAGCCATGGCCAGTTGGGGAATGCCAAATATTGAggaatatttaaattgtttggtAAGTTAAGTGAGACTGATCTTATTTAATGACTTTATTAATCTCTTTTATATCTTTTTTAGCCCACTGCCGATCAGTTTGTTCAGTCTGCTGCCAAttgttttaataataattcaaaagaatttaaagttttaaatcaTGGTGATTTTTGGTCAAGTAATATACTGTTAAATTATAGTCAATCCGGCGAAATTAATGAGCTGCGTTTTGTCGACTTTCAACTATGCAAATGGGGAAGTCCCTGTCAGGATTTGTGGGAAATTATCATTTGCTCAGCTCATCATAGTATACGAATTAGGTATTTCGATAGCTTTATAAGAATCTATCATACACGTCTAGTGAAATGTTTAAAAAGACTGAACTATACAAAACCTCTGCCAATGCTAAGGGAATTGCATATGAGCATGATTAAATATGGATTTTGGGGTAAGTAAGAATCTCTTTTATATGGCTAACTAACATTATTAACTATCTGCTTTTTTTAGGTTACTTCACTACATTTAGTCATTTGGCTTTAATTTTGCTGCCTGTTGAGCAGGAGACCAATCTTTCATTGCTAATGAAACCCGGGGAAGATGGTGATCGGTTTCGTGCCAAATTGTATACAAATCCTCTATATGTTCGTGCTGTTCATAGTATATTTCCGTTTTTGCATAGGCGTGGTATATTGGATTTTTAATCATAGTCCACTGACTATTTGTACAGATTTATCTTTTGTTTAGTTGCGACAAAGTCTAGtttattcttctttttttttgtactcatacgtttttctattttgtttctAAGAAAATAAACCAAAGTAATAAGTACTTATCAAgtcaaaatatatacatacatatatgtgtatactGAGAAGCAATCGGTCGCTCtccaaaacaaatatttaaaagattTCTTGACTAAAGCTTTCATATTATTTCCACTTGACAGCTGATAAAGGTTTCAAGCTTTTGATCTTATCAAAACAGCTGATTctgaaaaacgaaaacgaaatatTTTCAATCAACAGAAAGAAATGTGATTAAGAGTTTTagatttgtgtttttataaCTGCTTTCTAGATTTTCGTAATgaatttaagaaattttctatatttatattaagaACTGACTTCAGCTGGTTTGGCAAAGTTTTAAAAGGGATATATCCTGGACTGCTTAAATTATTGAATATTACAATACTTGAAATATTTCTTTCTTAAGTGGatgtggaagacttaaaaatttttagaTCCGTGAATCTGGCTTTAAAGACATTTTCAAGTGTTATTTTCTTCTGACTATATAACCTATTAACCCGTTGAGATTCAAAGCAAAAGGGTATGAAAACAGAGAGAGCTTTTACATATTTCGAATAGGTATAGCACGTGAGACACATGAAAAGCTTTTCTGTTCTCTTTGGTTCCACAATCTCATTCTCTATCCAACTGGCATAGCCCTCACTTGCTTAGTCCGCTCAGCTGCTTCtgtttttaagaaatttttttctCGCAGTCAGGTGACTTGTGgtaaattggaaaaaaattaaatttataactGAAATTGAACAGGAAATGGGTACCGGCACGAAGAATTATCAGGCTCCTGAATGGTTGACGGCTGAATTTCTACAGGATGTGCTTAAGGAGCACTTTAAAGAGGAGTCCCAGGTGACAGTAAGCGATTTGCTGGTGAAGAGTGTCCAAGTAGGCGATGTGGCCAATGGATTTGCCAGCGAAATGCATCGGGCCACCTTTAATCTGCAGCGCGGAGAGACGGCAAGTAAGACCAAATTTTCGGTAGTTGTAAAGGATCATCCTAAGGGACAGACTGGAGCAGTGGCCCAGCGAAGTAAACTATTTAAGCGTGAGATTTTGGCATATAAAGAGGTGTTGCCCCGTGTCCAGCAATTGCTCGAATCCATTGGTGATAAGACAAAGATTGCCCCCGATTGTTACTATACCACGGAAGTGCCAGAACCCTTTCTCATTTTGGAAGATATGCATTTAAAGGATTTCGTAAACTTTGAACAAGGACGACTACTCAATCTGGACTATGTATTGCCGACCATTGAAAAAATAGCCAAGCTGCATGCTTGTAGTGCGGTAATTGCTCAGCAAAATCCCGAAGTTTTGGAGTTCTTTAATGAGGCACCCATTTCGAGAAATCCCGATCGCCGAGACTTTTTGACTTTCTTTCCCGTGAATATCCGATGTGTGGCAGAGGAGGTAGCTCATTGGAAGGGCTATGAGGAAATGACTGAGAAAATGTTTAAACTGGCTGAAAATGTACTCCAGAGGGCGCTGGCCATGTTTGAGCAGGGCGAGAAACAACCATTCCGAGTCTTTAATGTGACAGACCTTTGGATTAATAATCTTATGTTTCACATTAACAATGAGACCAAAGAACCCGATGATGTGATAACGGTAAGCAGCTATtacctttgttttttttttgatgaatATGACTTTAAAATTATCTTCTTTTTAGCTTGATTATCAATTGGCCTATGTGGGCTCTCCAGCAATCGATCTAAACTATTTTCTCTTTGGTTCGCTCAATGAGAATGTACGTAAAATGCATTACAAATTTATAGTTAGGGAATATCATCGAGTACTGCAGCAAACTCTGGAAAAGCTTAACTATACCGAGCATATACCAAGCCTAAAAGAAATCCATATTGATGTGATTAATAATAGTTTAATGGGTAAGAATATAGAATCAACAACTCATTGATTTTCATAatacttttaattatttttgcttAGGTGTAATTGCTGCCACTTGTCTTACACCCTTGATCTTCCGTGAGGGTGCAGGTTTCGAAAACCTTGAGGATCTAAACTCTCGCACTGAGCTTGGGGATCGTTTTCGCCGGGAAAACGTTGAGAATCCCAAATATCGAGCATTTTTGCAGCGCACCATTAAAGAATTCGAACTTTCCGGCTTTTTGGATCCCTAGatccatataaaaaaaaatattcctTGGGCTTCCAAAATAGTCAATAAGAAATTTGTTAAAGTAttgcaaatataaaatatatatactataaataAGATCCCATTTCTGTTAGACTCTAAAGGTGGAGTCAACAATAGAATCAAGTCAAATACCTGCTTAATTATTATAGATCATCAAAATAGCCCATGCTCTCAAATCGGggtaataatattttcaaatcTTCAATATATCCATCTAAAAGATAACATTTACTTCTATCGTCTGCATTTTGTAGAATGTTTGTCGCCTCGAAATTCTTAGATCTAACAGCCCAGACCAAGGGTAAGAATGTGCAGATCAtgaaaaaatctaaaaatacgaaaaataaattaaagaatttgTAATATCTATTTTAAACTTACCAAAATATTTGTGACGATAGATTTGCTGCCAAAATCCATCTAATGTGGGTAACTCGGCTTTATAATCAATCTTTTGCAAAGTTTCTAGCAAAGTGGTAAAGTAATAGTTTAAAAGATTTCTCCAATCGTTTGAACGTTGCTCGGGTCCCATCAACAAATAGATGGAATAGATAAGATCAATAGTTATGGGACACAAATTGGAAATTTGAAAATCCACCAGCATGACATCCTCCAATGCTCCAGAGTTCTTATTGGGCTTAAATAACATGTTCCTTAGATGATAATCACCATGAGATAATACATAGTAGGTATCTTGTCGTCGATTCACTCGATATTCCACCATCACATCTTTCAAACGTTTCAGATAGACACCCTTTATCTTCTCAAAGTAAGGCTTATATTTGCTTAGTTCAGGCACTTTATCGAACATTGCCAAAAAAGGAATCATTGCGTCAATAATGAATGGGTCTTTAGAAATATGCGGTAAATCAAATAAACCTCGATTGTAGTCCTCTAAAAATTCAGGTTGCTGATTCAGAAAGAACgaaacatacataaataataaagtagATTCAttacaaatgttttttttttcattacctcattttgtattttcatGCTTACTGCATGCCACTTGGCCAACTTGGTGTAGGCTAATTGTAATTCTTTCTCTGTAGCATCACGTTCTCTTATCACACTATAGCCCATTGGCAAAAGATCGTCCATGATCAAAACCGTCCGGGGCTCGACACTGTGATAGATGCAAGGCACGAAAAGTTTCGTCTTGTCACCAGCAGCCTGAAGGATTTTCTCAAATTCGGGTAACACTCGACTATAAATTCCGATTTCTGTTTCGAAAATGTTAGAACCGCTTAACATTTCCTTCTTGTGACCTTCTTCTTCGGGCATAGACTTGACGATCAGCGATTTGGTGAACGTTTCGTTTCCCCTTTTATATTCCACTTCAGTTCGGAACATCACACTGGCATAGTGATCCCCTTTGGCACTAGCTGGTAAATTTTTCAGACTTACAACTTTTAGTTCCGCATCATTTTCATAGTCTCTTAGAACTTTTGTAATAAATTCATCGTTAAGCCACATAGGACTCTTTAATTCATCTTCATTATATAGATCGTGGATATTGTCTTTATTATCtgtcatatttttttgttatgtttcTACCACACAGCAATGTGTTCGAGTCAGAAGAATTTAGGCAACTGAAGctttttgaaagtttttagATTTTACAATGAAAAGTTCCGAGCTTGTTATAAAGCTTCACCATGAGCACTATCCAGCACTGGTGGAACATAAACATGTACTCAGAATTCTAGCAGTTATTCAAA is a window encoding:
- the LOC6650999 gene encoding uncharacterized protein LOC6650999, with the protein product MGTGTKNYQAPEWLTAEFLQDVLKEHFKEESQVTVSDLLVKSVQVGDVANGFASEMHRATFNLQRGETASKTKFSVVVKDHPKGQTGAVAQRSKLFKREILAYKEVLPRVQQLLESIGDKTKIAPDCYYTTEVPEPFLILEDMHLKDFVNFEQGRLLNLDYVLPTIEKIAKLHACSAVIAQQNPEVLEFFNEAPISRNPDRRDFLTFFPVNIRCVAEEVAHWKGYEEMTEKMFKLAENVLQRALAMFEQGEKQPFRVFNVTDLWINNLMFHINNETKEPDDVITLDYQLAYVGSPAIDLNYFLFGSLNENVRKMHYKFIVREYHRVLQQTLEKLNYTEHIPSLKEIHIDVINNSLMGVIAATCLTPLIFREGAGFENLEDLNSRTELGDRFRRENVENPKYRAFLQRTIKEFELSGFLDP
- the LOC6650998 gene encoding uncharacterized protein LOC6650998 encodes the protein MPDNSNKFCKSEDIHIPDWINESYFKKFLKRDLSEFRKILNLTIIPATPPGEIYTSLLMRIIIDIEMKDGFTKQKSYIMKTMLDDTQGNGFVNTLNIFPKEKQMYETIIPHLEELYEQTPDGNAIKFAPKCHWSENINGRICLIQEDLKTKKFRNINRLKGYDMAHMTRVLEKLAEFHAASAVWRLRNGPYPEDFQRTYLPANYHKSKSYQARLQSYKTAMASWGMPNIEEYLNCLPTADQFVQSAANCFNNNSKEFKVLNHGDFWSSNILLNYSQSGEINELRFVDFQLCKWGSPCQDLWEIIICSAHHSIRIRYFDSFIRIYHTRLVKCLKRLNYTKPLPMLRELHMSMIKYGFWGYFTTFSHLALILLPVEQETNLSLLMKPGEDGDRFRAKLYTNPLYVRAVHSIFPFLHRRGILDF
- the LOC111519399 gene encoding uncharacterized protein LOC111519399; the encoded protein is MTDNKDNIHDLYNEDELKSPMWLNDEFITKVLRDYENDAELKVVSLKNLPASAKGDHYASVMFRTEVEYKRGNETFTKSLIVKSMPEEEGHKKEMLSGSNIFETEIGIYSRVLPEFEKILQAAGDKTKLFVPCIYHSVEPRTVLIMDDLLPMGYSVIRERDATEKELQLAYTKLAKWHAVSMKIQNEQPEFLEDYNRGLFDLPHISKDPFIIDAMIPFLAMFDKVPELSKYKPYFEKIKGVYLKRLKDVMVEYRVNRRQDTYYVLSHGDYHLRNMLFKPNKNSGALEDVMLVDFQISNLCPITIDLIYSIYLLMGPEQRSNDWRNLLNYYFTTLLETLQKIDYKAELPTLDGFWQQIYRHKYFDFFMICTFLPLVWAVRSKNFEATNILQNADDRSKCYLLDGYIEDLKILLPRFESMGYFDDL